The following proteins are encoded in a genomic region of Cyclonatronum proteinivorum:
- a CDS encoding LOG family protein — protein MQPHPISTIAVYCGSSPGNQAEYCEQAAQTGRLIASRGMGIVYGGAKVGVMGAVADGALAAGGTVTGILPQFLEAREVAHHGLTELIMVETMHERKLMMYERADVILALPGGFGTMEELFEMLTWAQLGLHQKPIGLLNTGGFYDPLLLLAETMFQKGFIREAHRHIFIHDTEPEALLKKIEAFTPPQLGKLMTRDRI, from the coding sequence ATGCAACCTCACCCTATTTCTACCATCGCTGTTTACTGCGGATCTTCCCCCGGCAATCAAGCCGAATACTGCGAACAGGCCGCTCAAACCGGACGCCTCATCGCTTCGCGCGGCATGGGCATCGTGTACGGCGGGGCCAAAGTCGGGGTCATGGGCGCGGTCGCCGATGGTGCCCTTGCAGCCGGCGGCACGGTGACCGGCATCCTGCCCCAATTCCTGGAAGCCCGCGAAGTCGCGCATCACGGCCTCACCGAGCTGATTATGGTCGAAACCATGCACGAACGCAAGCTGATGATGTACGAGCGCGCCGACGTCATCCTCGCCCTGCCCGGCGGTTTCGGCACCATGGAAGAACTCTTCGAAATGCTCACCTGGGCGCAGCTCGGCCTCCATCAGAAACCCATTGGCCTGCTCAACACCGGCGGCTTCTACGACCCGCTGCTGCTGCTCGCCGAAACCATGTTCCAAAAAGGCTTCATCCGCGAAGCCCACCGGCACATCTTCATCCACGACACCGAGCCCGAAGCCCTCCTCAAAAAAATCGAAGCCTTCACCCCACCCCAACTCGGCAAACTCATGACCCGCGACAGAATCTGA
- a CDS encoding DUF432 domain-containing protein, whose protein sequence is MIWGDYSLEDGVRKSVCLDDLLNIHLKGNGSELWLAYDRNRELPPDINDEDDADHDGGADDDEGQASSDDTDHDVHTIDENQWTRWRLRSAKPVISLSPAFPNLPFVVHPEHNYQLAPGAETRLFMRIPVAVTVADKTDNNLRLTEINAVELVKTWFGTFESGEVCYWVKTVASLKVRPEMVRAHRCYCPVLIRNESDDFLHIEKICLRVERLSIFEKNGMLWSDQMRVVHKGGDNFSDLTVDGRPPAEAEGATLLTRPRNPVREGIALRTFKALNQLPVINMF, encoded by the coding sequence ATGATTTGGGGAGATTATTCGCTGGAAGACGGGGTGCGTAAGTCTGTGTGTCTCGATGATTTACTGAATATTCACCTGAAGGGGAACGGGTCGGAGCTTTGGCTGGCCTATGACCGGAACCGTGAGCTGCCGCCGGATATTAATGATGAGGATGACGCTGACCATGATGGCGGTGCAGATGATGATGAGGGGCAGGCTTCGTCGGATGATACTGATCATGATGTGCATACCATTGATGAAAATCAGTGGACCCGCTGGCGGCTGCGGTCTGCAAAGCCGGTTATCAGCCTGAGTCCGGCTTTTCCTAACCTGCCGTTCGTGGTGCACCCCGAGCACAATTATCAGCTTGCGCCGGGTGCGGAAACGCGTCTGTTTATGCGTATTCCGGTCGCGGTTACGGTCGCGGATAAAACGGATAACAACCTGAGGCTGACCGAAATTAATGCCGTGGAACTGGTAAAGACCTGGTTTGGCACGTTTGAGAGCGGGGAGGTTTGCTATTGGGTGAAGACGGTGGCTTCGCTGAAAGTGCGGCCCGAAATGGTGCGTGCACACCGCTGTTACTGTCCGGTGCTGATCCGCAATGAATCAGACGATTTCCTGCATATCGAAAAAATCTGCCTGCGCGTGGAGCGGCTTTCGATTTTCGAAAAGAACGGCATGCTTTGGAGCGATCAGATGAGGGTTGTGCATAAAGGCGGGGATAATTTCAGTGACCTTACGGTTGACGGGCGTCCGCCCGCCGAGGCTGAAGGCGCTACGCTGCTGACCCGGCCCCGCAATCCTGTACGGGAGGGGATTGCGCTGCGTACGTTCAAGGCGCTCAATCAGCTGCCTGTCATCAACATGTTCTGA
- a CDS encoding mechanosensitive ion channel family protein yields the protein MEFWNYTLNVEVLIRVSVLVFVGIPLLGLIRKWVRTFVSEKYSPHYAMLFSKIVFYVGFIMVVVLVLHEFGFSLGPLLGAAGILGIGISFASQTSLSNIISGFFLIGEKPFQVGDIVKVNDIVGVVMSIDTLSVKIRVFDNHLVRIPNETMLKSPVTNFTRFPIRRASIKVSVAYKEDLDRVRKVLTDIVDDNPYALQEPAAAIHFDSFNNSSVDLNLRVWSQKDDFISMLTSINLEIKKRFDAFGIEIPFPHVTVYTGDVTKPFPIAMQEERIADTDKLPPKKD from the coding sequence ATGGAATTTTGGAATTACACGCTGAATGTAGAAGTCCTGATCCGCGTGAGCGTGCTGGTATTTGTCGGGATTCCGCTGCTGGGGTTGATCCGGAAGTGGGTACGGACTTTTGTGTCAGAAAAATACAGTCCGCATTACGCGATGCTGTTTTCGAAAATCGTGTTTTATGTGGGTTTCATCATGGTGGTCGTACTTGTATTGCATGAGTTTGGTTTTAGTCTGGGGCCGCTGCTCGGGGCCGCCGGTATTTTGGGTATCGGCATTTCATTTGCATCCCAAACGAGCCTTTCCAATATCATCAGCGGTTTTTTTCTGATCGGGGAGAAGCCGTTTCAGGTGGGGGATATTGTAAAGGTGAATGATATTGTGGGCGTTGTGATGAGTATCGATACGCTTTCGGTAAAAATCCGGGTATTTGACAATCATCTTGTGCGGATTCCGAATGAAACTATGCTGAAATCACCGGTCACGAATTTTACCCGTTTTCCGATCCGGCGGGCTTCCATCAAAGTTTCTGTTGCCTATAAAGAGGATCTCGACCGGGTTCGTAAAGTGCTCACGGATATTGTGGATGATAATCCCTATGCCCTGCAGGAGCCCGCGGCGGCTATCCATTTCGACTCGTTTAACAACTCTTCGGTTGATCTCAATTTGCGGGTTTGGTCCCAAAAAGATGATTTCATCAGCATGCTTACATCGATCAATCTGGAAATCAAAAAACGCTTTGATGCGTTTGGAATCGAAATCCCGTTCCCGCATGTCACGGTGTATACGGGGGATGTCACCAAGCCCTTTCCGATTGCCATGCAGGAAGAGCGCATTGCCGACACCGATAAACTTCCCCCTAAAAAGGACTAA
- a CDS encoding DUF4286 family protein produces the protein MHLYVVSIHIQKAAESRWVAWMTETHIPEVLDTGLFHGCRMFRSELQHREGYTTYRMHYTLKSRQAFDTYEKVFAPALRNSAPPEFTGRFTAERDLLEMVEE, from the coding sequence ATGCATTTATACGTCGTAAGCATTCACATCCAAAAAGCTGCGGAGTCCCGCTGGGTTGCGTGGATGACCGAAACGCACATCCCAGAAGTGCTCGATACCGGCCTGTTTCACGGCTGTCGGATGTTCCGGTCCGAACTGCAGCACCGCGAGGGATACACAACTTACAGAATGCACTACACCCTGAAAAGCCGGCAAGCTTTCGATACGTATGAGAAAGTATTCGCGCCCGCTCTTCGCAACAGCGCACCGCCTGAATTTACCGGCAGGTTTACCGCGGAACGGGATCTTCTTGAAATGGTTGAAGAATAA
- a CDS encoding S8 family serine peptidase: MKKTLPLKLLALIALLVAGLYQPAKLNANDFTEEQRTVTAEVQGFGEIEFVENRVIVKMKDGLMMEAQAEQLRAAMSAELEIPLPFIGAEVWRLNGRSVENIMAEFSGHEAIEWIQPDIVYHLPDVVEEYHEPLDQDVQTAPFNEGIIPNDPLYGVLWGMDRISAPQAWALETGDPNVIIAVLDSGVDYNHPDLAANMWQDENGNFGANFAGGPVNDPMDLNRHGTHVAGTVAAVGNNGIGVVGVMWNAQIMAVRVCGTSGCPQSAIVQGLAYAIENGAMISNNSYGTQTPTSNPNPPPAYVSMMEAAQAAGHLFITSAGNSANNNDILNVWPANLMRDFDNVMSIGNSTANDVRNTGSCFGLETVHMFAPGTGIRSTVLNNGYANLSGTSMASPHVAGAAGLILSANPNADYLFIKERLMESVDQLPAFANISISGGRLNAAEAILVDDGIAPAPITDLSVTFTDATLAKLEWTATGSSDTEGRAFAYDVRISTTPITDGNFEAAEQVEGVSRPADSGTAESYLVRNLEPGTTYYFAIRATDAFNNISELSNVASTTTEEPASIAVSVDSITDQVQVETTPSFTFTVSNNGSGQLRYVIPTGELAETAARAGNPVNAADALFRLTPGADGTETGNPVLTGAGGPDNFGYFWFDDEELQGLTFSWLDISEIGTALEVSNPDNGFGATDLPFAFPFYDELKTEIGIAVNGFASFNTIPANGLPNNNPIPGNGTFPNDLIVPFWYNMALGDEGGIYTYYDQATERFIIQWDNLIEGDGNTPGSYTFQAILSASGAISFQYLNMSGITDRATIGIQPRNNQDALQISFRTPFADNFKAVHIGTALPEWVNLSPASGVVAPGSSEEIELVIDGNLFVNGLYETEIIILNNDSDNTLVRVPVSIEAVGGTPQVSADTNSLDFGLVYLDWPESLEIEFTNTGRAPLVFTEVSTDNEGISVSLNEEMTVPPLGSAVLTVTYDPVQTETLETVLSIQTDDPATHAFEIALNGSAAGAPDIRLNRAQLTAEVPEGGLVGVPMTIRNAGESLLTYAIDFVETTSRPIGEAPSEDGYTAVPAELNGETQSFPIWILFPVPTGSVEPGVTREITVRFRGNVPPGDYTATMFVESNDPAKPQRTVNLFLTVVTDVSTEPEGSVPTSFSLNQNYPNPFNPTTRIEYALPEAAQVTLEVFNVQGQRVAVLVNEMQNAGNHGATFDAANLSSGIYIYRLRAGSFVQTQKMMLVK, translated from the coding sequence ATGAAGAAAACACTACCCTTAAAACTACTCGCACTCATTGCGCTCCTCGTTGCCGGCTTATATCAGCCAGCTAAGCTGAACGCCAATGATTTTACCGAAGAGCAACGCACGGTCACTGCAGAAGTGCAGGGCTTCGGCGAAATTGAATTCGTCGAAAACCGCGTGATTGTAAAAATGAAAGACGGGCTGATGATGGAAGCACAAGCTGAACAGCTGCGCGCTGCCATGAGTGCCGAACTCGAGATTCCCCTTCCTTTTATCGGCGCGGAAGTCTGGCGACTCAACGGACGCTCTGTTGAGAATATCATGGCCGAATTCAGCGGACATGAAGCCATCGAATGGATTCAGCCTGACATTGTATACCATCTGCCCGATGTTGTGGAAGAATATCACGAACCCCTGGACCAGGACGTTCAGACGGCACCTTTTAATGAAGGCATTATCCCCAACGACCCTCTTTACGGCGTTCTCTGGGGGATGGATCGTATCTCCGCACCACAAGCCTGGGCGCTTGAAACGGGCGATCCGAACGTAATTATCGCAGTACTTGACTCCGGTGTGGACTATAATCACCCTGATCTTGCGGCCAACATGTGGCAGGATGAAAACGGAAACTTCGGTGCCAACTTTGCAGGCGGACCCGTAAACGATCCCATGGATTTGAACCGGCACGGCACACACGTTGCGGGTACGGTTGCTGCCGTCGGTAACAACGGCATTGGCGTAGTAGGGGTGATGTGGAATGCGCAAATCATGGCCGTGCGGGTATGCGGCACGAGCGGATGTCCGCAAAGCGCGATTGTGCAGGGCCTTGCCTACGCCATCGAAAACGGCGCCATGATTTCCAACAACAGCTATGGTACGCAGACCCCAACCTCCAACCCGAATCCTCCGCCGGCCTATGTTTCCATGATGGAAGCTGCGCAGGCTGCCGGTCACCTTTTCATTACCTCTGCGGGTAATTCAGCCAACAACAACGATATCCTGAATGTATGGCCCGCAAACCTGATGCGCGACTTTGACAATGTGATGTCGATCGGGAATTCAACCGCAAATGACGTACGTAACACCGGCTCCTGTTTCGGTCTTGAAACCGTCCACATGTTTGCACCCGGCACCGGTATCCGTTCTACCGTACTTAACAATGGCTACGCCAACCTAAGCGGTACTTCCATGGCCTCACCACATGTTGCCGGCGCGGCAGGACTGATCTTATCCGCCAATCCCAATGCCGATTACCTGTTCATCAAGGAGCGGCTGATGGAATCGGTTGATCAGCTGCCGGCTTTTGCCAACATCTCCATTTCGGGCGGCAGGCTGAATGCAGCGGAAGCCATCCTCGTCGATGACGGCATTGCACCGGCTCCCATCACAGACCTGAGCGTCACCTTTACCGATGCAACCCTCGCCAAACTCGAATGGACCGCTACCGGTTCAAGTGATACGGAAGGCCGCGCTTTTGCCTACGATGTGCGCATTAGCACTACCCCAATTACGGATGGTAATTTTGAAGCCGCAGAACAGGTAGAAGGCGTTTCGCGTCCCGCCGACTCCGGTACCGCTGAAAGCTACCTGGTGCGTAACCTCGAACCCGGCACTACTTACTACTTCGCGATCCGCGCAACTGACGCCTTCAACAACATCTCTGAACTGAGCAATGTGGCCTCAACCACAACCGAAGAACCCGCCTCCATTGCCGTATCCGTGGATAGTATTACCGATCAGGTACAGGTAGAAACCACCCCGAGCTTCACCTTCACCGTATCCAACAACGGTAGTGGTCAGCTCCGCTATGTGATTCCTACCGGTGAGCTCGCCGAAACCGCAGCGCGCGCAGGCAATCCTGTAAATGCAGCCGACGCCCTGTTCCGCCTCACCCCCGGCGCGGATGGCACCGAAACAGGAAACCCCGTCCTCACCGGCGCAGGCGGACCTGACAACTTCGGATACTTCTGGTTTGATGATGAAGAGCTTCAGGGCCTCACCTTCAGCTGGCTTGACATATCTGAAATCGGAACAGCCCTTGAAGTCTCCAACCCCGACAATGGTTTTGGTGCAACAGACCTGCCTTTTGCGTTCCCGTTCTATGATGAGCTGAAAACCGAAATCGGCATTGCGGTAAACGGCTTTGCAAGTTTCAACACCATCCCCGCAAACGGCCTGCCGAACAACAACCCGATACCCGGTAACGGCACCTTCCCGAACGACCTCATCGTGCCGTTCTGGTACAACATGGCCCTGGGTGATGAAGGCGGGATCTACACCTACTACGATCAAGCAACCGAACGCTTCATCATTCAGTGGGACAATCTTATTGAAGGCGACGGCAATACGCCCGGCAGCTATACTTTCCAGGCCATACTTTCGGCTTCCGGCGCCATTAGTTTTCAGTACCTGAACATGAGCGGCATTACGGATCGCGCAACCATCGGTATTCAGCCGCGCAACAATCAGGACGCGCTTCAGATTTCGTTCCGTACCCCCTTTGCCGATAACTTCAAAGCGGTTCACATTGGCACGGCCCTCCCCGAGTGGGTAAACCTCAGCCCCGCTTCAGGCGTTGTTGCCCCCGGCAGTAGTGAAGAAATCGAGCTTGTTATTGACGGTAATTTATTCGTTAACGGACTCTACGAAACAGAGATCATTATCCTCAATAATGACAGCGATAACACGCTCGTGCGTGTGCCGGTCAGCATAGAAGCCGTTGGTGGTACCCCGCAGGTAAGCGCCGACACAAACAGCCTCGATTTCGGCCTCGTATATCTCGACTGGCCCGAAAGCCTTGAGATTGAGTTCACCAATACCGGCCGTGCGCCGCTTGTTTTCACCGAAGTCAGCACCGACAATGAAGGTATTAGCGTGAGCCTCAACGAAGAAATGACGGTACCGCCCCTCGGCTCAGCCGTACTGACGGTAACCTACGATCCGGTTCAAACAGAGACACTGGAAACGGTACTCAGCATTCAGACCGACGATCCCGCTACGCACGCGTTTGAGATTGCCCTGAACGGCAGCGCAGCCGGCGCACCGGATATCCGTCTAAACCGCGCGCAGCTTACCGCTGAAGTGCCCGAAGGCGGACTCGTAGGCGTTCCCATGACCATCCGCAATGCCGGGGAAAGCTTGCTGACCTACGCCATTGACTTTGTTGAAACAACCAGTCGCCCTATTGGTGAAGCGCCCTCAGAAGACGGTTACACCGCTGTTCCGGCCGAGCTGAACGGCGAAACGCAAAGCTTTCCGATATGGATTCTCTTCCCGGTTCCCACCGGTTCCGTTGAGCCCGGCGTCACCCGGGAAATCACCGTGCGCTTCAGGGGCAACGTACCTCCGGGCGATTACACCGCAACCATGTTTGTGGAAAGCAACGACCCCGCCAAACCACAGCGTACCGTCAACCTGTTCCTCACGGTAGTCACCGATGTTTCAACCGAGCCCGAAGGTAGCGTACCCACGTCGTTCAGCCTGAACCAGAACTACCCGAACCCGTTCAACCCCACCACACGCATTGAATACGCCCTGCCGGAAGCCGCTCAGGTTACCCTCGAAGTCTTCAACGTACAGGGTCAGCGGGTAGCAGTGCTCGTAAACGAAATGCAAAACGCCGGAAACCACGGCGCAACCTTCGACGCGGCCAACCTCTCAAGCGGAATCTACATCTACCGCCTCCGCGCAGGCAGCTTCGTCCAAACCCAAAAAATGATGCTCGTGAAATAA
- a CDS encoding DUF4920 domain-containing protein: MIKYAYLLILFTALIAAACSSDTSADYSAAPEATETETVFGAPFTPAAYLTADELLPLITDEESELMQVSAEVTEVCQTKGCWLVMQTSDGQPIRVTFKDYAYFVPKDLAGQRVLMEGVSWKEITSVAHQQHYLEDAYASEEEIAAITEPKTGYYFEATGVVIL; encoded by the coding sequence ATGATTAAATACGCTTACCTCCTGATTCTTTTCACAGCGCTGATCGCGGCTGCATGCAGTTCGGATACTTCCGCAGATTATTCCGCTGCACCTGAAGCTACTGAAACTGAAACCGTGTTCGGTGCCCCCTTTACGCCGGCTGCATACCTGACCGCTGATGAACTTCTCCCCCTGATTACTGATGAGGAAAGCGAACTCATGCAGGTAAGTGCTGAAGTAACCGAAGTTTGTCAGACCAAAGGGTGCTGGCTGGTAATGCAGACGAGTGACGGTCAGCCGATTCGGGTTACCTTCAAAGATTACGCCTACTTCGTGCCCAAAGACCTTGCAGGGCAGCGGGTATTGATGGAGGGTGTAAGCTGGAAAGAAATTACCTCCGTTGCGCATCAACAGCATTATCTGGAAGACGCATATGCGTCAGAAGAGGAAATAGCGGCGATTACCGAGCCTAAAACCGGGTATTATTTCGAAGCAACGGGTGTCGTAATCCTATGA
- a CDS encoding potassium channel family protein, protein MKFVSSILVAFMQEKEAKSNLSGLMKFLLFLAAIIALFSILFHLLMVYEGQDHSWVSGFYWTLTVMSTLGFGDITFQSDLGRIFSMVVLLSGVILLLVLLPFTFIRFFYAPWLEAYNKVKTPTELHPSIKGHVIITNFDSVARSLIEKLNHFGHSYYILVGEHQRALDLYNEGYKVLVGSLDDPETYRKIQIQNAAMVVATCNDMLNTNIAFTVREISEKVRIITFASFEDSVDIHKLAGSNTVVQLARILGQSLARRTLGGSARVHVIGRMDQLIIGEAPVIDTPLVGKTLAESKLRQMTGVSVIGVWERGKFESALPETVIRKHTVLVLAGKVDQLRNYDEYFGIYHSEDKPVIIIGGGRVGLSTAKSLEDRMMDYVIVERDPARVKDPAKFVKGDAADLATLKKAGIDTAHTVIITTNLDEMNIYLTLYCRRLRPDIQITARATDDRNVSSMHRAGADFVMSYATMGANIIYNALDSSEIITLAEGLNIFRLGVPDKLVGVTLLESDIRQETGCSVIAINCEGEMNVNPNPENKIPAGCELVVIGTKENEAKFMEYVKA, encoded by the coding sequence TTGAAGTTTGTTTCTTCCATACTGGTTGCGTTCATGCAGGAAAAAGAAGCCAAATCCAACCTGTCGGGTTTGATGAAGTTCCTGCTGTTCCTTGCAGCCATCATAGCCCTTTTCTCCATCTTGTTTCATTTACTGATGGTGTACGAAGGGCAGGATCACAGCTGGGTTTCGGGCTTTTACTGGACGCTCACGGTGATGTCAACGCTGGGCTTCGGTGATATCACTTTTCAAAGTGATTTAGGCAGGATATTTTCGATGGTCGTGCTGCTATCGGGGGTAATTTTGCTGCTTGTGCTGCTCCCCTTTACCTTCATACGGTTTTTCTATGCCCCCTGGCTGGAAGCGTATAATAAGGTTAAAACACCGACCGAGCTGCATCCGAGCATAAAGGGGCACGTGATTATTACCAATTTTGATTCGGTAGCCCGCTCCCTTATTGAGAAGCTGAATCACTTTGGTCACTCGTACTACATCCTTGTGGGCGAGCATCAGCGGGCGCTTGATCTGTATAATGAGGGCTACAAAGTTCTGGTGGGCTCTTTGGATGACCCCGAGACCTACCGCAAGATTCAGATTCAGAATGCGGCCATGGTTGTTGCAACCTGCAATGATATGCTCAATACAAACATCGCCTTCACCGTCCGTGAAATCAGCGAAAAGGTGCGCATTATCACGTTTGCAAGTTTTGAGGATTCGGTCGATATCCACAAACTGGCCGGCAGCAATACGGTCGTGCAGCTTGCGCGCATACTGGGGCAGTCGCTCGCGCGGCGTACCCTTGGCGGCAGTGCGCGGGTTCATGTGATTGGCCGTATGGATCAGCTCATTATCGGGGAGGCCCCCGTAATTGATACGCCGCTTGTTGGCAAAACGCTGGCAGAATCGAAGCTGCGGCAAATGACCGGGGTCAGCGTAATCGGGGTGTGGGAGCGCGGAAAGTTTGAATCGGCCCTGCCCGAAACGGTCATCAGAAAACATACCGTGCTGGTGCTTGCCGGTAAAGTAGATCAGCTTCGAAATTATGACGAGTATTTTGGCATCTACCATTCGGAAGATAAACCCGTCATTATCATAGGCGGCGGCAGGGTTGGCCTTTCAACGGCCAAATCGCTGGAAGACCGCATGATGGACTATGTGATTGTTGAGCGGGATCCCGCACGGGTGAAAGATCCGGCTAAATTTGTGAAGGGCGACGCGGCTGATCTTGCTACGCTCAAGAAAGCCGGCATTGACACTGCCCATACGGTCATCATTACCACGAATCTCGATGAGATGAATATCTACCTCACGCTGTACTGCCGAAGGCTGCGGCCCGATATTCAGATTACCGCCCGGGCAACGGATGACCGGAATGTGAGTAGTATGCACCGGGCAGGCGCTGATTTTGTGATGTCGTACGCTACAATGGGGGCCAACATCATTTACAATGCGCTGGATTCATCGGAAATCATTACCCTTGCTGAAGGACTTAACATATTCAGGCTTGGCGTACCCGATAAACTTGTTGGCGTTACCCTGCTTGAATCTGACATCCGGCAGGAAACCGGCTGCAGCGTTATCGCTATTAATTGTGAGGGTGAAATGAACGTGAATCCGAATCCTGAAAACAAAATACCCGCCGGCTGTGAGCTTGTTGTGATCGGGACCAAAGAGAATGAAGCTAAATTTATGGAGTACGTTAAAGCATGA
- a CDS encoding phosphoglycerate kinase: MAKLTIEDLSLSGKKVVMRVDFNVPLKDGVITDDNRIVQALPTIKYALEKGAVVILLSHLGRPKGEPNPDFSLRPVADYLEKALPGNVFFGEDCVGEAAESAIAQAKSGDVVLLENVRFHAGETKNDPELSQKFAALGDVFVNDAFGSSHRAHCSVAGITEHLQPAAAGYLLQKEIQFLSDSVNSPERPFVAVLGGAKVSDKIGVIRNLLPKVNTIIIGGGMAYTFMKAKGLPIGKSLLEADKVDLAKQLISEAEAQGVKLMLPVDSVVSKEFSNEAEFKTVAEDGIEDDWMALDIGAETTKLYSDEVRAAKTVIWNGPMGVFEMSNFNKGTFALAQAMADATAGGAVTIIGGGDSASAIKKAGLADKVSHVSTGGGASLEYLEGKDLPGISSLTDKG; this comes from the coding sequence ATGGCAAAACTAACCATTGAAGACCTCAGCCTTTCAGGCAAAAAAGTAGTCATGCGCGTTGATTTTAACGTGCCTCTAAAAGACGGTGTAATCACCGATGATAACCGCATTGTGCAGGCACTGCCAACGATTAAGTATGCCCTTGAAAAAGGGGCGGTTGTCATCTTGCTGAGTCACCTCGGCCGGCCAAAGGGCGAGCCCAATCCTGACTTCAGCCTTCGTCCCGTAGCTGATTACCTGGAAAAAGCACTTCCCGGAAACGTATTTTTTGGGGAAGACTGCGTGGGTGAAGCCGCGGAATCCGCCATCGCGCAAGCAAAATCCGGCGATGTCGTACTGCTCGAGAACGTGCGCTTCCACGCGGGTGAAACCAAGAATGATCCTGAGCTGTCTCAAAAGTTTGCAGCCCTCGGCGATGTTTTCGTGAACGACGCCTTCGGCAGTAGCCATCGTGCGCACTGCTCCGTTGCGGGTATTACTGAACACCTGCAGCCTGCAGCCGCCGGCTATCTCCTGCAGAAAGAGATTCAGTTCCTGAGCGACAGCGTCAACAGTCCGGAGCGTCCGTTTGTAGCCGTGCTTGGCGGCGCAAAAGTTTCCGACAAAATCGGTGTGATCCGCAACCTGCTTCCTAAGGTAAACACCATCATAATCGGCGGTGGTATGGCCTATACCTTTATGAAAGCAAAAGGCCTGCCTATCGGTAAATCTTTGCTGGAAGCCGATAAAGTAGATCTTGCGAAACAGCTGATTTCAGAAGCGGAAGCGCAGGGCGTGAAGCTTATGCTTCCGGTTGATTCGGTTGTTTCTAAGGAATTCAGCAACGAAGCCGAATTCAAAACGGTAGCTGAAGACGGCATCGAAGACGATTGGATGGCCCTTGATATTGGCGCTGAAACAACTAAGCTGTACAGTGATGAAGTACGCGCTGCCAAAACTGTAATCTGGAACGGCCCGATGGGGGTGTTTGAAATGTCTAATTTCAACAAGGGCACTTTTGCGCTCGCACAGGCCATGGCGGATGCTACGGCTGGTGGTGCCGTAACCATTATCGGTGGAGGCGACTCTGCTTCGGCTATTAAAAAAGCCGGACTCGCAGATAAGGTGAGTCACGTTTCAACAGGCGGAGGCGCTTCTCTTGAATACCTTGAAGGAAAAGACCTCCCGGGCATTTCCAGCCTTACCGATAAAGGCTAA
- a CDS encoding GNAT family N-acetyltransferase translates to MPSTAHAAYETEIARGADIAQYIPVLAWLRITVFHEFPYLYDGSDEYEREYLKTYLRSNESLFVLAKDHNKVIGAASGMPLKLETDEVQAPFLAKGINPEEVFYFGESVLLKQYRGLGIGKVFIREREKHALSLGYRFTAFCGVQRPDNHPRKPAGYRNLHSFWEMMGYRMQPDMRTTFSWQDLDENTSSAKEMMFWMKEHS, encoded by the coding sequence ATGCCTTCAACCGCTCACGCAGCATACGAAACGGAAATTGCACGCGGCGCTGATATTGCGCAGTATATACCCGTACTTGCCTGGCTTCGCATTACTGTTTTCCATGAATTCCCGTACCTCTACGACGGATCTGACGAGTATGAGCGGGAATACCTCAAAACTTACCTTCGCAGCAATGAAAGCCTTTTTGTACTGGCTAAAGATCACAATAAGGTTATCGGCGCGGCTTCAGGAATGCCGCTTAAGCTCGAAACCGATGAAGTACAAGCCCCATTTCTTGCAAAAGGAATCAATCCGGAGGAGGTCTTCTATTTTGGTGAATCTGTTTTGCTGAAACAATATCGCGGTCTGGGTATCGGCAAAGTCTTTATCAGGGAGCGGGAAAAACACGCGCTTTCACTGGGGTATCGTTTTACTGCGTTTTGCGGAGTACAGCGACCCGATAATCACCCGCGCAAGCCAGCGGGATACCGAAACCTGCATTCGTTCTGGGAAATGATGGGCTACCGCATGCAGCCTGATATGCGGACAACTTTTTCGTGGCAAGACCTTGATGAAAATACCTCATCCGCTAAAGAGATGATGTTTTGGATGAAGGAGCACTCTTAG
- a CDS encoding nucleoside-diphosphate kinase translates to MATNRTLTILKPDCVRKNHVGDVIAHIQKAGFKIVAMKMTRLTAATAGGFYEVHKERPFYGELCAFMSSGPCVPMILEKENAVADFRKLIGATDPAEAAEGTIRKLYADSKGENIIHGSDSDENAAIESAYFFAKSEEVANLA, encoded by the coding sequence ATGGCAACCAACAGAACCCTGACCATCCTGAAACCTGACTGTGTCCGTAAAAACCACGTTGGCGATGTAATTGCCCATATCCAAAAAGCCGGCTTCAAAATTGTAGCCATGAAAATGACCCGCCTCACCGCGGCAACTGCGGGCGGATTCTACGAAGTACATAAAGAGCGTCCTTTCTATGGCGAACTCTGTGCCTTCATGAGCTCCGGCCCCTGTGTACCCATGATTCTTGAAAAAGAAAACGCCGTTGCTGATTTCCGTAAACTGATTGGCGCAACCGACCCTGCTGAAGCTGCGGAAGGAACCATTCGTAAACTTTATGCGGACAGCAAAGGCGAAAATATTATTCACGGCTCTGATTCTGACGAAAATGCCGCCATTGAATCAGCCTACTTTTTTGCGAAATCTGAAGAAGTTGCGAATCTCGCATAA